In Planococcus sp. MB-3u-03, the DNA window TCGGAAAAGAAGTAATGGCGCAGGCGTTGCGCATATTGTGCGAACTGGAACAGTTGGAACCAGAAATTTCATTTCAGTTAGAACAATTGGATTGGAGTTCGGATTATTACTTGGAGCACGGACGCATGATGCCCGAGAATTGGCGGGACATTCTGATGCCGCAAGATGCCATTTTGTTTGGGGCCATTGGAGACGCTCGAGTTAAAGATGAAGTGACCATCTGGGAGTTGATCATGCCGATCCGCAAGGAATTCCGCCAGTATATCAATTACCGGCCAGTTCAATCATTGCCGAATATCGCTTCTCCGCTGGAAGACAAAACAGGAATTAATTTTTCGATCTTCAGGGAAAATGCCGAAGGGGAATATTCGAATAGCGGTGGCCGGATGTTTAAAGGGGAGCCATCGGAAATGGCGATTCAAAATACAATCATGACCCGTACAGGAATTGAGCGAATCACTCGTGCAGCCGGAGAGTATGCCAGAAAACATGGGAAGTGCAAAGTGACGTGTGCTACAAAATCGAATGCGATCATTCATACGAACACATTATGGGACGAATGTGTAGAGCGCGTCATGCGCGAGGAATTTCCGGAACTGGAATTAGAGTCGTATTATATCGATGCTTTGGCCGCTTATTTCGTCCAGCGTCCGAAAAGCTTTGAAGTGGTGCTCGCTTCTAATCTATTCGGTGATATTTTATCGGATCTCGGGTCAGGGATAGTCGGTGGCCTGGGCTTATCGCCTTCAGGGAATATCAATCCTGAAAAAGACTATCCATCAATGTTCGAACCAGTCCATGGCTCTGCTCCGGATATAGCAGGGTTGGGAATCGCTAATCCGATAGCTCAGATTTGGTCAGCTGCTTTACTGCTGGAGCATATAGGAGAAACAGAAGTTGCAGGCAAAGTGATTAACGCGATACAGGCAGTGCTGGAAGAGAACCGTGTATTGACAAAAGATATCGGCGGGCAAGCGACAACAGAGGAGATGGGCACAGCCATTATCGAAAAATTGAACGCACAATACACATAAAGGGCGTGTGGAAATGGAATTGAATGAAAAAGTAGTGGTCGTCACCGGTGCTGGCGGCGGAATGGGAAAAGCTATCAGCGAAAAGCTATTAGCGGAAGGTGCACGTGTGATTGGGATGGACTTGAAAGAAGAATCGATGAAAGACCAGGATCATTCACAATTCACGGCTGTGGCCGTTGATATTTTGGATGAAGAAGCGGTAGCAAGTGCTTTTGCGGAAGCTCATAAACAATCTGGAAAAATAGACGGTCTAGTGAACGCCATCGGAATGGCTCAGTCTGCATCTCCAATAGAAGACGTTTCCCTAGAGCTTTGGCATAAGTTGATGAACGTTAACGTCACGAGCTTGTTTCTTACTTCTAAAGAGGCAGCCAAGTATATGAAAAAGCAAAATCAAGGATCCATTATAACGATTGCTTCTATTTCAGCCGTCCGTCCAAGACCCGGCCTTCAGGCATATATCGCTTCAAAAGGAGCAGCAGAAAGTTTTTCACGCGCATTGGCGATCGAACTTGCACCGCATGGAATCCGGGTGAACACGGTACATCCCGGCCCGACAGACACGGGCATGCTCGGCCAATTTGCTGCATCGGGAGCGGATGTGGAAACAACAAAAAAACAAATTTTCGCCGATAGTGTGCCAATGGGGAGGCTCGTGGCCCCTAGTGACATTGCAGAATCAATTTCCTATTTAATATCAGATAGAGCGGCGATGGTGACCGGAGCAGTCCTTCATGTGGATGGAGGTAGAGGCTTATGAGTAAAGAGGAGATGAATTCCGAAAAAGTTCAACGGATTCCACTCTTAATAGATGGACAATGGATTGGAGAAGAGCGTGAAGATGTCTATTCTGTTTATGCCCCAGCCAATGGGCATAAGTTAGCGGAAATTGTAAGGGGCAATGGACAAGATGTGGAACGGGCAGTTCAAGCCGCGCAGACAGCATTTGAAAGTGATGCCTGGCAAAATATTAAACCGTTCGAGCGCGGGCAATTGCTCGTCCGTTTGGCGCAGCATATCCGTGACCATCGCGATGAATGGGCAGCGCGTGAATGCCAAGACGTTGGCAAGCCTTTGAGCCAAGCATACGCAGATGTAGAAGCGGCAGCGCGTTACTTCGAATTTTATGGTGGCGCAGCTGATAAAGTGGCAGGGGAAACCATCCCGATAGAAAATGGGCTTTTAAATGTCACGGTATTGGAACCTGTGGGCATCACCGTCCATATCGTTCCATGGAATTATCCACTGCAAATTATTGCGCGAAGTGTGGGTGCAGCTCTTGCCACCGGAAATGCCGTCATCGTAAAAAGCGCTGAAGATACACCTTTATCTGCCCATGCGCTTGCAGAATGGTTTGCTGCTAGTGAACTGCCGAAGGGAATTTTTCAGCATCTTACAGGGTTAGGGCAGGAAGTCGGAGCGCCTCTTGTAGCGCATCCAGGCATAAACCATGTAACGTTCACTGGATCGGTTCAAACCGGTATCTCAGTCATGAAAGCAGCTGCAGAAAATGTGGTTCAATCAACATTGGAACTGGGGGGCAAATCACCGAACATTGTCTTCGCTGACGCTGATTGGAACAAAGCAGTCGAAGGGGTTACGCGGGCAATCATACAAAATGCCGGGCAGACTTGCTCGGCTGGCTCAAGACTATTGATTGAAGAAAGCTGCAAAGCGGAGTTTTTAGACAGGCTGCGCCAAAAGTTTGAGTCGCTTCAAATAGGCCCGGGGGAAAGCGATGCCGATATCGGCCCCATTTTAAATGAAAAGCAATTCAAGCAAATTATGGGACGTATTGATGAAGCGAAGAAGCAGGGCAAAATCATCGCTGGCGGGCGTGCAGTCAATCCCGAAGGTGGAGCAGGTGGATTCTATATTGAACCGACGATCATCGATGGTTTAGAGCCGCATTGTTCTGTGGCACAAGAGGAAATTTTCGGCCCCGTACTGTCTGTTTTCACTTTTAAGTCAGCTGAAGAAGCAATCAATTTAGCTAACAGTACGGATTACGGACTCGTTGCTGGAGTTTGGACAAAAGACATAGACGTTGCTCACACTGTCGCTGCGAAAGTAAAGGCTGGACAAGTATTTATCAATAATTACGGAGCGGCGGGTGGCATTCAAATGCCATTTGGCGGTTACAAAAAAAGCGGAATCGGACGGGAAAAAGGCTTCGTCGCGCTCCGTAATTACTTGGAAATCAAAAATATAGCCGTGAAGTATGGAAATTAGAAGATGAATTCTCAAGCGGACGATTTGGTACGGATTATAGCAAAATCCGATAGGCTTTCACTGCACTTTCAAGAGCTAAGCGGTTCGCTGGTGCCATGAAATCCGCTCCAAGAATCATTTCCAACTTTTCGAGTCGGTGGTAAAGTGTCTGCCGAACAATAAATAGGCGTTCGGCAGTATCTTTTTTAGAACCATTGGATTCAAGGTAAACGGCTAAGGTTTCAAATAAATTGCTGTCCATTTTATTATCGTATTCAAAAATCGGAGCTAAATAACTGTCGGCATACGTTCTTAAAAAATCAGGGTCCTTAATTTCCAATAATATTTTATAGAGTCCAAGGTCTTCATAAAAAGGCGATTCCGCTACTCCTTTTTGACACATTTCCTCGACTTTCAATGCTTCGGCATAAGCTTTATTGGCTTGAGAGAACGCCTGGTATACCGAACTGATGCCGAATTGGCATAACTGGCCATCGATATAATTGCTGCCATTCATTTCCCGGATTTGCTCAATTGCTTGAAGTGACCTGCTTTTCTCTTCCTTCACCCGATTGTCTGCCAAAAAACAAGCAATTGCGGTAATGCTGTTCTTGCTGCAGGAAAGAGCAGGGAAAAAGCCGCAGCGCTTCAGCAGGGTCCGGATGCTCATCAAACGCTGAAGTT includes these proteins:
- a CDS encoding aldehyde dehydrogenase family protein, which translates into the protein MSKEEMNSEKVQRIPLLIDGQWIGEEREDVYSVYAPANGHKLAEIVRGNGQDVERAVQAAQTAFESDAWQNIKPFERGQLLVRLAQHIRDHRDEWAARECQDVGKPLSQAYADVEAAARYFEFYGGAADKVAGETIPIENGLLNVTVLEPVGITVHIVPWNYPLQIIARSVGAALATGNAVIVKSAEDTPLSAHALAEWFAASELPKGIFQHLTGLGQEVGAPLVAHPGINHVTFTGSVQTGISVMKAAAENVVQSTLELGGKSPNIVFADADWNKAVEGVTRAIIQNAGQTCSAGSRLLIEESCKAEFLDRLRQKFESLQIGPGESDADIGPILNEKQFKQIMGRIDEAKKQGKIIAGGRAVNPEGGAGGFYIEPTIIDGLEPHCSVAQEEIFGPVLSVFTFKSAEEAINLANSTDYGLVAGVWTKDIDVAHTVAAKVKAGQVFINNYGAAGGIQMPFGGYKKSGIGREKGFVALRNYLEIKNIAVKYGN
- a CDS encoding isocitrate/isopropylmalate dehydrogenase family protein, whose amino-acid sequence is MGSYKIAIIEGDGIGKEVMAQALRILCELEQLEPEISFQLEQLDWSSDYYLEHGRMMPENWRDILMPQDAILFGAIGDARVKDEVTIWELIMPIRKEFRQYINYRPVQSLPNIASPLEDKTGINFSIFRENAEGEYSNSGGRMFKGEPSEMAIQNTIMTRTGIERITRAAGEYARKHGKCKVTCATKSNAIIHTNTLWDECVERVMREEFPELELESYYIDALAAYFVQRPKSFEVVLASNLFGDILSDLGSGIVGGLGLSPSGNINPEKDYPSMFEPVHGSAPDIAGLGIANPIAQIWSAALLLEHIGETEVAGKVINAIQAVLEENRVLTKDIGGQATTEEMGTAIIEKLNAQYT
- a CDS encoding SDR family NAD(P)-dependent oxidoreductase; this encodes MELNEKVVVVTGAGGGMGKAISEKLLAEGARVIGMDLKEESMKDQDHSQFTAVAVDILDEEAVASAFAEAHKQSGKIDGLVNAIGMAQSASPIEDVSLELWHKLMNVNVTSLFLTSKEAAKYMKKQNQGSIITIASISAVRPRPGLQAYIASKGAAESFSRALAIELAPHGIRVNTVHPGPTDTGMLGQFAASGADVETTKKQIFADSVPMGRLVAPSDIAESISYLISDRAAMVTGAVLHVDGGRGL